TGATCAAAAGCTTTCAGTTATCCCGTTGTTTTATCCAATTTACGGAAGAATACAGTAAAATAGTTCCAACATCGTGCCCAGGATTAGTCAACTTCTTAACCAAGTGAAATTCTTGTCACAACGTTGGCGTCAAAGGCcaagaatatttaatttaaaacattacactttttgaattcccaGTGCACATAATTCCAAGTTTTCTGACCGTTCATACTAGGCAATGTGAAACTATGATATAAAGATCTTTCCAGGGTTTACCTAAGATCTGTAAGTGAAAAGTATCGAAACCCTTCGATAGTGTACGGTGTTTCTTCACgtgtttctatattttcttctGTCCAGCCTGTAATTCTGTAGTCTAAACAGGCAAAACAATGCAATAAAATTGTCGTATTCTGGAATTTTGTTTACTGATACAAGCTGATATTGGCTATAGAGAATTaagtttctgcaaattttgatctaaaaagAAAAGCTACTTGTGAACCGtgatttgtgttttgtttcaattgttGATATTTACAGCCTATATTATTAAATTTGTCTTCAAACAGTTATAAGTTCCTATCAGATGTGCTTTGATTAAAACTCTCTACCCACTTTCTTATCAGTTCCAAATTTCGAACAAACACCGTCAAAGTACGTTCAATGAAACACGTGTGCACTCAATTCTTATAGGAAATAACAAAAAGAGATAGAAAATCCGAAAAGCGGCCAAACACGTGGTATTGTCAATCTTCTCGGCCACACTGCCTGCTCACAAAAATAATGTTGAGGaacaaaaggaaaaaatagattgacagttGTGACCATTGAACAATTCATTTCAGATGTTGTGACAATCACGAATACCTACTTATAGATGTAATGTTTCAGATCTAGATTCTTACAGGGtcattcaaatatttgaagacTTTTAATTCTGGAAATAATGTATTTTGGGCCAGACTAtaattgcacaattttttgttaaaaatcatataaataatttatgattcagatactttcagaaaaagttataTTGTATTTTCTAGTAGGAtccagggctgtgcggctgtCGGCCCCgtttcggctgtcggctgacgccgacagccgaaaaaaaaagtaactcgGCTGTCGGcgccagccgacagccgaagtattggttttttcggctgtttagaaaaattttataaaaaaaattctctataAAATTGTCCAAAATATGCTCCAATCAGAAGGAATTTCATATATTAAAGCTAAAAATAGTAGTTTTTGACCGTTTTTAAAcgtataattgaaaaattctgcctgtgaaaggaaaaaagctgacagccgacagccgagaAATAAGGCCCGACCCGGCTGTCGGCGTCAAAGAAAcatgaaaacaaattaaacattgaaacaaattgaattttttcaccaGCCGCACAGCCTTGGTAGGATCCCATGCAAAACTATGTTCCAGATTCCTTAATCACTGCGGTTGTGTTTATtagtttattttcaatgatgaagaaattaaatttaaaaagatatGTAAATTAAATTAAGTTGATGGAACGTGCAAGTCTActtctattttcattttttgggcgcaATACTACTAAAAATATGcagaaaatatgtgaaaatatTAATGTAAAAATCcaaacaacaaaattcaacTGTTACAtacggaaattttgatttcaaacattttcagtgcaTTCCACTAAGCCCCAAACATCTGGAAACATAAATTCTGGAGCGGGTAAGTCGCTGAAAATATAGATCACAAATGCGTACAGagttgagtttttaaaataattcaatttatttactaAAAGAATGTTACTTGattgtaaactttttgatatttttcttcaaaaataattaatcatTTTAAGGCAACAGGAGTtgttcagaaaacattttgggccctcaaatttttattgggtACGtattagattttaattttaattcaaactaATCAGCAAGATATTGCGAAACAGAGGTTTTGACTAAAGATATATTTGAAAGTTGGACGCTCTAAGAATTTGGTTGGTCTGTTAGAACATTTAATTGCTAACACAGAAACTGTTGAATTCGTTGTTTGGGGATTAGTTTAAGTCCAGACACTATTCTAAAAACTTAGAAATCAacaagctaatttttttttgaaatattatcgTTCGTTACAAAAATCCCGAAATTAGTTATTCTAATAAGATGATCTTTTCAACTTTACCTTTCTAgtaattttaaagtatttcaaactttagttggaaacattttgattCGGAAGAAAAAGACCGTTCCAACTGGTGTCATGTGTTTTAACGGAGAGTACTGATCAATCTATGCAGGAAACTTTTTGACTTGGAAAAGTGAGGCCAAAATGTGTTGACGACAGAGTTTTCCTATGTCAGTGGAAGAAATATACCTGATCAGCAAAGTATAGAACCAAAGATCTTCCATACTGTCCATATTCTCTAgctttttccattaatttcaGCAATCTCTATACATCCAGTTTACACCAAATGAGAACTCCACCTCCAGATGCAACGTGGGTTCAATGGGTTCAACCCGGTTTTCTTGACCAATCCACACGTGTTTGCTGCTGattcaaaaagtgataagaAAGAGATAGTATGTGTTTTCACCAGAGGCATCTTTTTCATGATCGTTCTTCGAACCATTACACAGTTAGCACGTGTTCAAATAGTGCACGCACCGGAGAGTTTGCGGGAAGCCCCGCCTTCCAGCGTTGCCAACACGTGTCGTATAAAAGGGAAACCCCCGATCACTGAAATTCACAGCTTCTGATTCTTATTTCAAAAGCAGTACTAAACGTTCTCAATATGACCGTCGAACTTCCATCCACTCAACGTGCTCTTGTCTTCGATACCTGGAATGGACCACTTGAAGTCCGACAAGTTCCAGTCCCATCTCCAGCTGATGATGAGATTCTTGTCAAGATTGAATACTCTGGAATTTGCCATTCTGATCTTCACGTATGGCTCGGAGATTTGAAAGATATGAGCGTTTGCCCATTGGTTGGAGGACACGAAGGAGCTGGAAGTGTTGTTCAAATAGGAAAGAATGTTACTGGATGGCAACTTGGAGACAAAGCTGGAGTCAAGGTTTAAAACTGttaaatttcatttccaatttcttaaatttaagCTCATGAACTTCAACTGCCTCAACTGCGAATTCTGTAAGAAAGGCCACGAGCCACTCTGCCACCACATCCAGAACTATGGGTTCGATCGTTCTGGAACTTTCCAGGAGTACCTCACTATACGTGGAGTTGATGCCGCCAAAATCAACAAGGATACCAATCTCGCCGCTGCTGCTCCAATTCTCTGTGCAGGAGTCACAGTCTACAAGGCCCTGAAGGAGTCGAACGTTGCTCCAGGACAAATCATTGTGCTTACTGGAGCCGGAGGTGGTCTCGGATCTCTTGCTATTCAATATGCCTGTGCTATGGGAATGAGAGTTGTCGCAATGGATCACGGAAGCAAAGAAGCTCATTGCAAAGGACTTGGAGCTGAATGGTTCGTCGATGCATTTGAAACTCCAGATATTGTGTCTCACATTACCAAATTGACTGAGGGAGGACCACATGGAGTTATCAACTTTGCTGTTGCAAGAAAACCAATGGAACAAGCTGTTGAATACGTCAGAAAGCGTGGAACCGTTGTTTTCGTCGGTCTTCCAAAGGATTCAAAGGTGccttttaaataatatttggatttaaaattattgttcaATGTTCCAGGTTACTTTCGACACCACTCCATTCATCTTCAATGCTATCACAATCAAGGGTTCAATCGTAGGATCTCGTCTTGACGTAGATGAAGCTATGGAATTCGTTACCCGCGGAATTGTCAAGGTTCCATTGGAGCTTGTAAAACTCGAAGACGTTCCAGCTGTCTACCAAAGAATGCTTGACGGAAAGATCAACTCTCGTGCCGTCGTTGACTTCTCcttgtaaaaatgtttaaagctTTACCCACTGCACACATCATTTTCAATTGCTCAATTGTATATATTCAGATGACACCATTACGTTTGTTTATAATTACGCGGTTAATTGCCTTCCCCTACTAAAAGAGattaaatgaaatgaaattatttgataaaacataacttttaatttcataCTATGAATATGAATTACATGAAAGttataaaatattgaagtACATACAATTGTTCACTTTACAATACTAAAGATTATCTTACTTCTATTAAAAATAACACGAAACAAGTTTCTCATCgcattgaaaaatcgacaacAACACGAGAAGTGACCTTCCCGTCTTTCATTCGTTGATAGACACTTGGAACATCTTCGAGTTTTACAAGTTCTATTGGAACATGCACAATTCCACGAGTAATAAAATCGATTGCTTCATCAACATCCATGCGTGATCCAACAATTGATCCCTTCACAGTTATTTCATTGCAAATTAGTGAAAGTGTATCAAGGGGAATctggaaaaagtaaaaatgaaaaatgtatgattCTCGGAAACTAGAaagtctaaaatttgaaaagaaaagtaCATATGTATATTGTTTCAAGATAACAAAGTGTATGAAATCTCAACATTTGAATctttttctttagaaaatGACTGACTGAATACCAGAATAACAAATTGTTCTAGGgttcttaatttcaaaatttatatagaaATAGCCGCAAATTTGAGAATCCAGCAATTTCcgatttcttaaaatttttcgaaagaacTCACGAATGATCCGAGTTTTGACTAAGAAAATCATTATTACCGTTCCATCTTTTGGAAGACCAACAAACACCACGGTCCCTCTTTTTCTGACATATTCCAAAGCATATTCCATTGGCTTTTTGGCTGCTGCAAAACTAACAACACCATGTGCTCCTCCATTCGTTAATTTTCGAATATGAGCCACAATGTCTGGGGTATCAAAAGCATCGACGAACCATTCAGCTCCAAGATTTCTGCAGTGATCTTCTTTGCTAATATGATCAACAGCAACAACTCTCATTCCCATTGCTTTTGCGTATTGAATTCCAAAAGATCCTAATCCTCCTCCAGCACCCGTTAGTACAACTATTTGGCCTGGTTTCACATTTGTTGCTTTCAGGGATTTATATGCAGTTACTCCACCACATAATACTGGAGCAGCTGCTGCGAGATTTGTGTCATTCGAAACTTTAATGGCATCAATATCCCGAATAGTTAGATATTCTTGAAAGGTTCCATGGCGGTCTATTCCGTAGTTTTGGATATGATCACAAAGCGGTTCGTGTCCTGTTTTACAGTATTCACAATTTAGGCAATTTGCGTTGATAAGCTGGAAAATGAGTTATTAATGTTTAtgagattttcaataaattttgaaattttggaaataattaaattttgttcatATGCAAAAACCtcaaatatgttttcaaaaataccttGATTCCTGCTCGATCACCAATGTTCCATCCTTTAACTTTTGAGCCAATAGTCACAACAGTTCCAGCACCTTCATGCCCTCCAATTAAAGGACAAATGGAAGCATATTCAAAATCACCTTCCCACGTATGAAGATCAGAATGGCAAATTCCAGAATATTCGATTTTCACTAAAAGTTCATTTTCTTGCGGTTGTGGAACTGAAACTTGTCGAACTTCGAGAGGTCctccatatttttcaaatattaaagcACTTTGCGTGGCAGGAATATTAGCTGATGACATGCTTTTTGAATTCAAGAAAtcaatgaaatatttataCGAATGGTTTTATAAGTAATTTGCGTCACGTGGCAATATGTAGACGGCGATTGTCATCTTTTTACTTGAATGGTCAAAAGGGAGGATGCGGTCAAAGAATACGGTTAGATAAAACTACGAGTACAGTTTTTGTAGTTGTTGTTACAAATGATAAGCaaagaagatttttgaaattataattacCAATTAGAAAAGGATGTAAAAATGAATATGCATTTGttctaatttaattttttgaaatacgataaaattgaattgaaaaccgCAAAAAATAAGCCCAGAATAAGGcatgcagaaaaaattttattcttggatatttttcaaaattttctatgtaCCTAAGGCTCACTGGTTTACAAGAAAATTGACTCTGGCAAAAAATATCCCTTCAGAAACTGTGTAGAATAAATTTAGTCTGAATCTCTGTTAAACATGCTAAAAACATTTCTTCAAACGGCGTAACATCAAAATTTGCTTTAACGTATAATCATATTTTGGCCAAAGACTATGAAACTATTCATTACAAATATCTCACCTCAACATGTGAGATACGCGAGaattctaaacatttcaaGATATTGACTCTACTATGAACAATTCGGAGGAAGTGTACAACTTTAGAACATGGCCCAATACAGTTGCTTCAATTTTAATGactattgtaatttttaaattattaatttttaataaattgaagTGTGTTTTTAGAAtgtcatttttggaattttgttgAGTAGTTCGATTGTCTTTATATATCTAGTTGATCATAATGAAAAAACTTCCTTCAATTTAATGTGTGCAATGCGAGCTTTCAATAATATTATGGTTATGATTACTTCATTTGTTCTTGTCTACATTCCAACAACTATTTTGTGAGTTCTATTCTAATTTGGAGTTTTCTGAGCATTGTTACTTTCTGAGAATTGTAATTTCTGAGCATTGTAACATACTGGATTCTGACATCCAAAACCACAGCTTTTCACCTAACGAAAACTCAGCAACTATAGTTTTcgaactttgattttttttgaaaatgaacccaaaaactcaattttcataacgagaaaTCTAAACACGGTCTCATTCAGTTTTGTTAAGCtgctcaacaatttttaaactaatgttttaataagtttttttttattgttaaatcgtcttaaaaacatttttggtacttttttcTGAAGCCACacaatgaaattaatttattttcgataGTTCGAAAGTTCAacagaaatgaaaatgtttttctgagaaatcgttagtaattttggttttcgattcattcaaattaatttattccAGGGGATACAACTTATTACCAGCATGGCTTGAATCCATTTTGATTTGTTCCAGCATCAATTTTTACATGTATAAtgaatttcaaagtatttaTATCTCGATAAATCGTTTCAttgcaatttattttccaCATCATTATAATAAACTTTGTGGATATACTGCAACCGCTTTTATAAGTACCTTATTGTATGCTGATCGATTGCGTAACATTTCTATTGAAACTTATCTTCGAACTAGTAAGTGATTTGTGTTATATGACAAGTTCACATGCATGTGCTTTCAGGCAAACAACAATTTATAATATATTCTTCTCAATATTTAATGTTCTCTTCAATGGATGTTTCCGGTGGTGGAATCGTTATAATGGGTGCCCTAATGTTTGGTATAGCGTTATTCGCCAATTTAATGACATTTATCAGAATATCGTTATTTTACTTGGTGAGTACGGTGATGGTagtttattcaattttgtttctttttttagaaatcaagTATGAGAGATAGTCGTGAAAGCCGAGGAAGTGTaaggaaaaatatgaaactatTCTTCCAAACTGTAATTCaagatgttttattttttattgataactTGTTTACTTTCATTTTACTGTACGGTATCACATCATGTTGATTAAACCTTtacaagaaaacaatttttcagaaccttGATCGAACATcgtttttggtattttatttGTGCAACCTTTGTCTGGCAAACAATGCATGTAATTGATGGGttagagtttgaaattttgaacaactaATATATactttgacattttcagatttgtcaTGATAATGTTCAACGACCGAttaagttttctgaaaattacacTTTTTGCAAGTTCACCAACACAATTGAGTGTAGTAGAAGTTAGTTCGCAAAGATCACCGGCAAGAAGAGCACCAATAGTAATTgtgagctgaaaataaatgttgttTATAGTATAGTCAAGATATTGGGATTATcgataataaaatatttttgagtgaCCCGTCAAAACTATGTTTCTAAAGTTTCAGTGTGTTCAGAATATcacaaattgtcggtttttgAGAGCTTGCAAAGTTTTCGCCAATTGTTGAACGTTGTTTAGTAAATGTGGTTcctaaaaaaaacgttattgccgttgcaaaaaaataacgTTAAAGGTTTTTGGTAAATAACTACTCTCCACCAGCTATTGAAATAACTAactataaatttgaaaaaccaatcGAAAGTAggattaaaatattgaaataagcAGTTAAGCAAAATTAGGAGCAGTAAAATTTGGATCACATGTGGTGTTCCCAACAAATCATGGCGCTAATCAACTGTTTCGAAATATTGGTAGTTCGGCGATTATTCCTTTTTAACTATAGATAAAGTACAGAAAGGtgatattctgaaaatgagagtTAACCCAAAAGATCATGGTGATTGCTTTGATAAACTGTAAAGTGTGTTTCCTAAATCAA
This is a stretch of genomic DNA from Caenorhabditis elegans chromosome V. It encodes these proteins:
- the sodh-2 gene encoding Alcohol dehydrogenase 2 (Confirmed by transcript evidence) → MSSANIPATQSALIFEKYGGPLEVRQVSVPQPQENELLVKIEYSGICHSDLHTWEGDFEYASICPLIGGHEGAGTVVTIGSKVKGWNIGDRAGIKLINANCLNCEYCKTGHEPLCDHIQNYGIDRHGTFQEYLTIRDIDAIKVSNDTNLAAAAPVLCGGVTAYKSLKATNVKPGQIVVLTGAGGGLGSFGIQYAKAMGMRVVAVDHISKEDHCRNLGAEWFVDAFDTPDIVAHIRKLTNGGAHGVVSFAAAKKPMEYALEYVRKRGTVVFVGLPKDGTIPLDTLSLICNEITVKGSIVGSRMDVDEAIDFITRGIVHVPIELVKLEDVPSVYQRMKDGKVTSRVVVDFSMR
- the adh-1 gene encoding Alcohol dehydrogenase 1 (Confirmed by transcript evidence); translation: MTVELPSTQRALVFDTWNGPLEVRQVPVPSPADDEILVKIEYSGICHSDLHVWLGDLKDMSVCPLVGGHEGAGSVVQIGKNVTGWQLGDKAGVKLMNFNCLNCEFCKKGHEPLCHHIQNYGFDRSGTFQEYLTIRGVDAAKINKDTNLAAAAPILCAGVTVYKALKESNVAPGQIIVLTGAGGGLGSLAIQYACAMGMRVVAMDHGSKEAHCKGLGAEWFVDAFETPDIVSHITKLTEGGPHGVINFAVARKPMEQAVEYVRKRGTVVFVGLPKDSKVTFDTTPFIFNAITIKGSIVGSRLDVDEAMEFVTRGIVKVPLELVKLEDVPAVYQRMLDGKINSRAVVDFSL
- the srx-76 gene encoding 7TM GPCR serpentine receptor class x (Srx) domain-containing protein (Partially confirmed by transcript evidence) produces the protein MNNSEEVYNFRTWPNTVASILMTINVIFGILLSSSIVFIYLVDHNEKTSFNLMCAMRAFNNIMVMITSFVLVYIPTTILGYNLLPAWLESILICSSINFYMYNEFQSIYISINRFIAIYFPHHYNKLCGYTATAFISTLLYADRLRNISIETYLRTSKQQFIIYSSQYLMFSSMDVSGGGIVIMGALMFGIALFANLMTFIRISLFYLKSSMRDSRESRGSVRKNMKLFFQTVIQDVLFFIDNLFTFILLTLIEHRFWYFICATFVWQTMHVIDGFVMIMFNDRLSFLKITLFASSPTQLSVVEVSSQRSPARRAPIVIVS